Proteins from one Candidatus Schekmanbacteria bacterium genomic window:
- a CDS encoding DUF1844 domain-containing protein: MEKKMNDKKNEKGPSFVFRDKRSFLKADDELKKDEEKKSKVSEEERRRFESATAEGNIPEVNFSMHVITLYQQACFYLGIKMPHPDAPEPQVNLQVADINIKTLNMLKEKTANNLTKEEEDLLNEAIYDLKMKYVAKAKELSSS; the protein is encoded by the coding sequence ATGGAGAAAAAAATGAACGACAAAAAAAATGAAAAGGGACCATCTTTTGTATTTAGGGATAAAAGGTCATTTTTAAAAGCTGACGATGAATTGAAAAAGGATGAAGAAAAAAAGAGCAAAGTTTCTGAGGAAGAAAGAAGGAGATTTGAGAGCGCAACTGCTGAAGGAAATATTCCGGAAGTAAATTTTTCAATGCATGTAATAACGCTTTATCAACAAGCCTGCTTTTATCTTGGAATAAAGATGCCGCATCCTGATGCACCCGAACCGCAAGTCAATCTTCAAGTTGCTGATATAAATATAAAAACACTAAATATGTTGAAAGAGAAGACGGCTAACAACCTTACAAAGGAAGAGGAAGACCTCCTCAATGAAGCTATTTATGACCTCAAAATGAAGTATGTTGCAAAAGCAAAAGAACTTTCTTCTTCTTAA
- a CDS encoding 1-acyl-sn-glycerol-3-phosphate acyltransferase: MSKIKFYLNYWLVYFPMTVITFFCFHILNRVKVFGKTNVPKKGGLLIMANHISALDSWLVGHIFFPRRIFFPAKAELFKGAVARVFFNLMGAFPVVRGRYNERVMRRIAEISQKGTILMHPEGTRSPDGRVGKGMRGIGKIIYESKVPVLPVYHIGIQHFLPKGAIFPRFFKKMEIIIGKPMNFEEERKKEASKELYAEISNKLMDNIRQLAENRGAL, encoded by the coding sequence ATGAGTAAAATTAAATTTTACTTGAATTACTGGCTTGTTTATTTCCCAATGACCGTCATTACTTTTTTTTGCTTCCATATACTTAATCGGGTAAAAGTGTTTGGTAAGACAAATGTTCCAAAAAAAGGCGGATTGTTGATAATGGCAAATCATATTTCTGCTTTGGATTCTTGGTTGGTTGGTCATATTTTCTTCCCAAGAAGAATTTTTTTCCCTGCAAAAGCAGAACTTTTCAAGGGCGCAGTTGCCAGAGTTTTCTTTAACCTAATGGGCGCTTTTCCTGTTGTGAGAGGAAGATATAATGAACGAGTTATGAGAAGGATAGCTGAAATTTCTCAAAAAGGAACAATTTTAATGCATCCTGAAGGAACTCGTTCACCTGATGGAAGGGTTGGTAAAGGAATGCGCGGAATAGGGAAAATAATATATGAATCAAAAGTGCCTGTCCTTCCAGTTTATCACATAGGTATTCAGCATTTCCTTCCAAAAGGTGCTATTTTCCCCCGTTTTTTTAAGAAGATGGAGATAATTATCGGTAAGCCTATGAATTTTGAAGAAGAGAGAAAGAAAGAAGCTTCGAAAGAACTCTATGCCGAGATTTCAAATAAACTAATGGACAATATCCGCCAACTGGCAGAAAATAGGGGAGCATTATAA